Within the Catalinimonas niigatensis genome, the region CATGAGTGAAGAACAACAACAAGAATATCCACAGGCTGGAGGGTTGTTTGTAGTAGAACCTGGAGTGAAAGGGGTTCCTGCTGATTTCTACCGTGGACTGAAAAACGGATAAGTATGAAAAAAGTACTCCTGATCAGCCTGTTTTGGCTAAGCTTCACATCACACGAAGCCTTTTCGCAAACCGAAGTGACTCTGGAAAATGAATTCGCTGATGATTTTTACCCGGTATGGCAACGTGCCGGGGCCTATCTTCTGGAAGTAGCTGAGGTGATGCCAGCTGAGCTTTATGGATATCAGCCTACAGAAGATGTTTTCACCTTTGCAGAGCAGCTTATGCATACTGCGGCTAATATTTATTTTCTTAATGCTACCTATGTACAGGATGAAGAAATGGAAGACTTTGATCTGGA harbors:
- a CDS encoding DinB family protein; the protein is MKKVLLISLFWLSFTSHEAFSQTEVTLENEFADDFYPVWQRAGAYLLEVAEVMPAELYGYQPTEDVFTFAEQLMHTAANIYFLNATYVQDEEMEDFDLETEGKSKEEIIQLLREAIASVDASYKALSPEEENEAVNLFNRIETNKKRVLLLIRDHMTHHRGQLVIYLRMNGIEPPSYVGW